One window of the Halobacillus litoralis genome contains the following:
- a CDS encoding AEC family transporter, translating into MTVFIQVVFPVLLIFGAGYLIQKLANLDIKSVSTIALYIMLPCLVFQTFYEADLNGEYLMMLVFSVLLLFSILIINKIVSKVRNYDQKMESGLILSTAFMNSGNYGAPIILFAFGEEGFVYSVSFLVLQAIIMNFFGVYYAAKGTAGLKMAVVSVLKMPPTYAVLVALVMNLGGIPMPENLMSSVDLLAAATIPMVMVVLGMQLAGIPVKNLEWSKVSYASSVRLIASPLIAFALTLVLPMSDLMASVLVVSAAMPSAATTTIYAVQFNSKPELVSSITLMTTVFSVVTIPVLLMMFM; encoded by the coding sequence ATGACAGTATTCATTCAAGTCGTGTTTCCTGTCCTGTTGATATTCGGGGCAGGTTACTTGATTCAAAAACTAGCAAATCTGGATATCAAATCAGTATCAACCATCGCTTTGTACATCATGCTGCCATGCTTAGTCTTCCAAACCTTTTATGAAGCTGACTTGAATGGTGAATATTTAATGATGCTCGTGTTCTCAGTGCTCCTGCTGTTCAGTATTCTCATCATCAATAAAATCGTCAGTAAAGTCAGGAACTATGATCAAAAAATGGAAAGTGGCCTGATTCTATCGACTGCTTTCATGAACTCCGGAAACTACGGTGCTCCGATCATTCTTTTTGCCTTCGGGGAAGAAGGATTCGTCTACTCGGTATCTTTTCTAGTCCTGCAGGCGATCATCATGAACTTCTTCGGGGTCTATTATGCAGCGAAAGGAACAGCCGGCTTGAAGATGGCGGTCGTTTCCGTTTTGAAAATGCCTCCGACTTATGCTGTCCTTGTTGCACTTGTCATGAACTTAGGCGGCATTCCGATGCCGGAAAACTTGATGTCGAGTGTCGATCTATTAGCGGCCGCTACGATTCCGATGGTCATGGTTGTTCTAGGGATGCAGCTGGCAGGGATTCCTGTGAAAAACCTGGAGTGGTCAAAAGTTTCTTATGCTTCATCCGTCCGGTTGATTGCTTCACCTTTGATCGCGTTCGCTTTGACGCTCGTTTTGCCGATGAGTGATTTGATGGCGAGTGTGCTGGTTGTTTCAGCTGCGATGCCATCTGCCGCTACAACGACGATATATGCGGTCCAGTTCAATTCCAAACCCGAGCTGGTGTCGAGCATCACATTGATGACGACAGTGTTCAGTGTTGTGACCATTCCGGTTTTATTGATGATGTTTATGTAA